One Triticum dicoccoides isolate Atlit2015 ecotype Zavitan chromosome 5B, WEW_v2.0, whole genome shotgun sequence genomic window carries:
- the LOC119309540 gene encoding receptor-like protein kinase BRI1-like 3 produces the protein MGRIPAVAAAIVVALLVCCSCEVRGKEDEDVLDSLVDFLTKLAGGDEKTASDLGWDASTDPCDGTGGRNGSDSKWGGTVKCFENGASNAGLIKVIDLQSLGLNGTIDAESLCAAPALRVVSLQNNTLRGGLPAGVSACSGLTHLYVDRNQLSGALPSSLGNLRKLHVLDVSRNDFSGEIPAGLSDVRGLIRFNANDNHFQGTIPDFDLDKFETFNVSNNNLTGPIPKNTGRFRDDSFAANAAGMCGEPMFSPCPSGESKSKKTRRILMYLGYVLLGAVIVAFVVYKLCSRKRNKLGKKAMEKLVVYEFQSNGSLHKLLHAIIMNNLLTHANFYDSLQKINNSRFFLITTSQ, from the exons ATGGGGAGGATTCCTGCCGTGGCTGCTGCCATCGTAGTGGCCTTACTGGTCTGCTGCTCGTGTGAGGTTCGAGGTAAGGAGGATGAAGATGTGCTGGACTCCCTCGTCGATTTCCTGACCAAGCTCGCCGGTGGCGACGAGAAGACGGCGAGCGACCTCGGCTGGGACGCGTCGACCGACCCCTGTGACGGCACCGGCGGCCGCAACGGCAGCGACTCGAAGTGGGGAGGGACCGTCAAGTGCTTCGAGAACGGCGCGAGCAACGCCGGCCTGATCAAGGTTATCGACCTCCAGTCCCTAGGCCTCAACGGCACCATCGACGCGGAGTCGCTCTGCGCCGCACCGGCGCTCCGCGTGGTGAGCCTGCAGAACAACACGCTGCGCGGCGGCCTCCCCGCGGGCGTCTCGGCCTGCTCGGGCCTCACCCACCTCTACGTCGACCGCAACCAGCTCTCCGGCGCCCTCCCGAGCTCCCTCGGCAACCTCAGGAAGCTCCACGTGCTCGACGTCTCCAGGAACGACTTCTCCGGCGAGATCCCCGCCGGCCTCAGCGACGTGCGCGGCCTCATAAGGTTCAACGCCAACGACAACCACTTCCAAGGCACCATTCCTGATTTCGACCTCGACAAGTTCGAGACCTTCAACGTGTCCAACAACAACCTCACCGGACCTATCCCGAAGAACACCGGACGCTTCCGCGACGACAGCTTCGCGGCCAACGCTGCCGGCATGTGCGGAGAGCCCATGTTCTCCCCGTGTCCCTCCGGGGAGAGCAAATCAAAGAAGACGCGGAGGATCCTCATGTACCTCGGGTACGTCCTCCTCGGTGCCGTCATCGTGGCATTCGTCGTGTACAAGCTCTGCTCCAGGAAGAGGAACAAGCTGGGCAAGAAGGCCATG GAGAAGCTGGTGGTCTACGAGTTCCAGAGCAACGGCAGCCTCCACAAGCTACTCCACG caatcatcatgaacaatctgCTAACACATGCCAACTTTTATGACTCCTTGCAGAAGATAAACAATTCCCGATTCTTTCT CATTACTACTTCGCAGTAA